A genomic region of Coriobacteriaceae bacterium contains the following coding sequences:
- a CDS encoding TatD family hydrolase, with protein MPARIIQGENGGLMTHLVDMHMHAGFADDPATFAHALADAGIASFANTVTPGEYARLSPMLASIPTMRLGLGLHPWWVDTPELGTLDDALDAFATQLAGTRFVGEVGLDFWPTRVSTKDAQMRAFTRIAALCAAKGDVLISMHSVKAERELLDVLEDSGCLGRCTCILHSYGGPSDQLARAIEDGCLFSVGTRMLSTKRGREYARIIPEARLLVESDLPAVADEPTSVHDVIHSLESVLDGLARIRDIDLACLREGIDMRSRSLLGL; from the coding sequence ATGCCAGCGCGTATAATCCAGGGCGAGAACGGAGGCCTCATGACCCACCTCGTCGACATGCACATGCACGCGGGCTTCGCAGATGACCCTGCAACGTTCGCGCATGCGCTCGCCGATGCGGGCATCGCGTCCTTCGCCAACACCGTCACGCCTGGCGAATATGCACGCCTCTCCCCCATGCTCGCCAGCATCCCTACCATGCGCTTGGGGCTTGGCTTGCATCCCTGGTGGGTCGACACGCCCGAACTCGGCACGCTCGATGATGCGCTCGACGCCTTCGCCACTCAGCTCGCTGGCACGCGCTTCGTGGGCGAGGTCGGCCTCGACTTTTGGCCCACGCGCGTCTCGACAAAGGATGCCCAAATGAGGGCTTTTACGCGTATTGCAGCCCTCTGTGCTGCAAAAGGCGACGTGCTCATCTCGATGCACTCGGTGAAGGCAGAACGCGAACTGCTCGATGTGCTCGAAGATTCGGGGTGCCTCGGGCGCTGCACGTGCATCCTACATTCGTATGGAGGTCCCTCCGATCAGCTCGCGCGCGCAATCGAAGATGGTTGCCTGTTTTCCGTGGGAACGCGCATGCTGTCGACCAAGCGTGGACGTGAGTACGCTCGCATCATCCCCGAAGCACGACTGCTCGTCGAAAGCGACCTGCCCGCCGTAGCAGACGAGCCCACGAGCGTGCACGACGTGATACACAGCCTTGAATCAGTCCTCGACGGGCTCGCTCGCATACGCGATATCGACCTCGCGTGCCTGCGCGAGGGCATCGACATGCGTAGCCGGAGTCTCCTAGGCCTCTAG
- the gluQRS gene encoding tRNA glutamyl-Q(34) synthetase GluQRS encodes MSDGTRIIGRIAPSPSGEMHLGNAFSALLAWVFARSAGGGFVVRLENLDERCQNPALAQGVLDDLRWLGIDWDDDPLVQTGRLHAYEEALERVGEKVELYPCFCSRADLHAASAPHASDGTPLYAGTCYRLDAAERDARAATQRHALRLHVPDETISFVDEIQGSYEQDLASECGDFVVRRSDGVFAYQLVCVVDDIAQGVTQVVRGSDLLSSTPRQILLYELLDAPVPSFAHHPLLLAPDGRRLSKRDGDTTIAGMRERGTAPQAIVGYLAHLAGQVEAGECMSAAELLDVFDMRKVPTRDITVDLGCLEA; translated from the coding sequence ATGAGCGACGGCACTCGGATCATCGGGCGCATTGCGCCAAGCCCCAGCGGCGAAATGCATCTGGGAAATGCCTTCTCGGCGCTGCTTGCCTGGGTTTTCGCACGTTCGGCAGGGGGAGGTTTCGTCGTGCGCCTCGAGAATCTCGACGAGCGCTGCCAGAACCCCGCTCTTGCGCAAGGCGTTCTCGATGACCTGCGTTGGCTTGGTATCGATTGGGATGATGATCCTCTCGTGCAGACCGGGCGTCTGCATGCATACGAGGAAGCCCTTGAGCGCGTCGGTGAGAAGGTGGAGCTCTATCCCTGCTTTTGCTCGCGTGCCGATTTGCATGCTGCCTCGGCCCCGCATGCCTCGGATGGCACGCCGTTGTATGCGGGTACCTGTTACCGTCTGGACGCGGCTGAGCGCGACGCGCGTGCGGCAACGCAGCGTCACGCGCTGCGCCTGCATGTGCCCGACGAGACGATCTCCTTCGTCGATGAAATCCAGGGTTCTTATGAGCAGGACCTTGCGAGCGAGTGCGGGGATTTTGTCGTACGTCGCAGCGATGGCGTCTTCGCATACCAGCTTGTCTGCGTCGTCGATGATATCGCCCAGGGCGTGACGCAGGTCGTGCGGGGAAGCGACCTGCTTTCCTCAACCCCACGCCAGATTCTGCTCTACGAGCTACTTGACGCGCCCGTTCCGAGCTTTGCCCACCATCCGTTGCTGCTTGCACCCGATGGCAGACGCCTCTCCAAGCGCGATGGTGACACCACCATCGCGGGCATGCGCGAGCGCGGCACCGCCCCTCAAGCCATCGTCGGGTACCTGGCGCACCTTGCGGGGCAGGTCGAGGCGGGGGAGTGCATGAGCGCGGCCGAGCTGCTAGACGTCTTCGACATGCGCAAAGTCCCGACGCGGGACATAACGGTCGATTTAGGATGTCTAGAGGCCTAG
- a CDS encoding SurA N-terminal domain-containing protein — MTLVRSISRSILALVALALALCPLFTLTGCFGMKQPPQIAAHVNGVAIPEDKVTEFIEGFRSKNAQYETDSGWAEFLKSNGYTSETLRTYVLNTVFIPQELIRQECAKLGIQVGDTELDEVIKQEKSYYEQRYGANSWDSVLASYGYDEESWRENELNRLLEEQLRSMVIDAVTPTEAEIQAQANESASMYNGKDSYYIQFASQQEAQAARDRIAASGERVTLGEFERLGNAVHAGWNSLPSTRDAMSIEYIQAVGALDVDTVSEPIMVDGNWTLIFCDAAFNVGAGGESVVIRTIPPDIYEQIVADATEIKADQLFNEWLQKLASESDITIEPMPAGLPYNVSSTYLE, encoded by the coding sequence GTGACGCTAGTCCGTTCCATATCACGCTCGATCTTGGCACTCGTCGCGCTTGCGCTCGCGCTCTGCCCGCTTTTCACGTTGACGGGTTGTTTTGGCATGAAGCAACCGCCTCAAATCGCCGCGCATGTCAATGGCGTCGCCATTCCCGAGGATAAGGTCACGGAGTTCATCGAGGGTTTTCGCAGCAAGAACGCGCAGTACGAGACCGACTCGGGTTGGGCTGAGTTTCTCAAGTCGAACGGCTACACCTCGGAGACCTTGCGCACGTATGTGCTCAACACGGTTTTCATCCCGCAGGAGCTCATTCGCCAAGAATGTGCCAAGCTCGGCATCCAGGTTGGCGACACGGAGCTCGACGAGGTTATCAAGCAGGAGAAATCCTATTACGAGCAGCGCTATGGCGCGAACTCCTGGGACAGCGTGCTTGCCTCCTACGGGTATGACGAGGAATCATGGCGCGAAAACGAACTCAACCGCCTGCTCGAGGAGCAACTGCGTAGCATGGTCATCGATGCCGTCACGCCCACCGAGGCAGAAATCCAGGCTCAGGCAAACGAGTCCGCTTCCATGTACAACGGCAAGGATTCCTATTACATCCAATTCGCCTCCCAACAGGAGGCGCAGGCCGCACGTGACCGCATTGCCGCATCGGGCGAGCGTGTCACGCTCGGGGAGTTCGAGCGTCTCGGCAACGCCGTCCATGCAGGCTGGAACTCGCTGCCATCCACGCGCGATGCCATGAGCATCGAATACATTCAGGCCGTCGGTGCACTCGATGTCGATACCGTATCCGAGCCCATCATGGTCGACGGTAATTGGACGCTCATCTTCTGCGATGCGGCTTTCAACGTGGGTGCTGGCGGTGAATCCGTCGTGATCAGAACCATTCCTCCCGATATATACGAGCAAATCGTTGCCGATGCCACCGAGATCAAAGCCGATCAGCTCTTCAATGAGTGGCTCCAGAAACTTGCCTCCGAGTCGGATATCACGATCGAGCCCATGCCCGCGGGGCTTCCCTATAACGTGAGCTCGACGTATCTCGAGTAG
- a CDS encoding indolepyruvate oxidoreductase subunit beta: MAQATDTTTVLLVGVGGQGTILAGDLLAKTAAASGYDVKISEIHGMSQRGGSVSTVVRFGSDVASMICDPGCADVVVSFEAIEALRARQFLAVDGGKLFVNDEVITPVSVAIGSGKMPADIDAELDALDAVRIDASGIAREAGSPKSTNVVLMGALSTALPFEAQTWREVIAKRVPPKTVDANLAAFDAGRETVA, from the coding sequence ATGGCACAGGCGACGGATACGACAACCGTCCTGCTCGTGGGCGTTGGCGGTCAGGGAACCATCCTCGCAGGCGACTTGCTTGCAAAGACCGCCGCTGCCAGTGGCTACGATGTCAAGATTTCCGAGATTCACGGTATGAGCCAACGCGGCGGATCGGTTTCCACGGTCGTGCGCTTCGGTAGCGACGTTGCTTCGATGATCTGCGATCCGGGTTGCGCGGATGTCGTGGTGAGCTTCGAGGCAATCGAGGCCCTACGCGCTCGTCAGTTCCTTGCCGTCGATGGCGGGAAGCTCTTTGTCAACGATGAGGTCATCACGCCCGTGAGCGTTGCGATCGGCAGCGGAAAGATGCCCGCAGACATCGATGCGGAGCTCGATGCGCTCGACGCCGTACGCATTGACGCGAGCGGCATTGCGCGTGAGGCTGGTAGCCCCAAGTCGACGAACGTCGTGCTCATGGGCGCGCTTTCGACCGCATTGCCCTTCGAGGCGCAGACCTGGCGCGAAGTCATCGCAAAGCGCGTGCCACCCAAAACCGTGGATGCCAACCTCGCCGCCTTCGATGCGGGTCGCGAGACTGTCGCGTGA
- a CDS encoding thiamine pyrophosphate-dependent enzyme translates to MQKLLSGNEAIAQGAWEAGVRVGVGYPGTPSTETLENLSTYDDVYCEWSPNEKVALEVALGSAMGGARSLATMKHVGVNVAADPLLSACNTGVNAGLVILAADDPSMFSSQNEQDSRNYAAFARVPMLEPADSAEAYEFIQRAFEISEEFDTPVMIRESMRIAHTKSLVSCSDERADVELREFTPDPSKYVMMPMYARGRRQAVIERTRKLVELADTSDLNRIELRDTSIGIIASGAVYQHVREALPQASTLKLGLSWPLPPAKLREFADAVDHLYVVEEACDYFAEHVHALGITTEQPPVSPLPEAGELTPALIKQAFGAGLPEVYPPCEDLPPRSPSLCAGCPHRLVFTVLRDMKAVVSGDIGCYTLGATPPLSAVHSTIDMGASLSVAHGLELADVTERTKRPVVGVIGDSTFAHSGITSLLGTVYNAGVGTLCILDNRTTAMTGCQGNPCNGITLHEQVRGVNPLAVEKGKRLDIEALCRALGVDDVRSVDAQDYEAVKAALKQATGTDNLTVLVFHSPCRLIDRSRDAVAVVNECRACGKCVRIGCPAIGKDAEGRAVIDPTQCIGCSQCVQVCPFGCISKEGE, encoded by the coding sequence ATGCAGAAGCTCCTATCGGGAAACGAGGCCATCGCCCAAGGTGCCTGGGAAGCGGGCGTACGCGTGGGCGTCGGCTATCCGGGGACTCCCTCGACCGAGACGCTCGAGAACCTCTCTACCTACGATGACGTGTACTGCGAGTGGTCACCCAACGAAAAGGTCGCCCTCGAGGTCGCGCTTGGTTCTGCCATGGGCGGGGCACGAAGTCTCGCGACCATGAAGCATGTTGGCGTCAACGTCGCGGCAGATCCGCTTTTGAGCGCATGCAATACTGGTGTCAACGCCGGGCTCGTCATCTTGGCCGCAGACGACCCCTCGATGTTCTCCTCGCAAAACGAGCAGGACTCGCGCAATTACGCCGCCTTTGCCCGCGTGCCGATGCTCGAGCCGGCCGATAGTGCCGAGGCGTATGAGTTCATCCAACGCGCCTTCGAGATTTCCGAGGAATTCGACACACCGGTCATGATTCGCGAGTCGATGCGCATCGCGCATACCAAGTCGCTCGTTTCCTGCTCTGACGAGCGTGCTGACGTTGAGCTGCGCGAGTTTACGCCCGATCCTTCCAAGTACGTCATGATGCCCATGTATGCGCGTGGTCGCAGGCAGGCCGTCATCGAGCGCACGCGCAAGCTCGTGGAGCTTGCCGACACAAGTGACCTCAACCGCATCGAACTGCGCGACACGTCCATCGGCATCATCGCGAGCGGCGCGGTCTATCAGCACGTGCGCGAGGCATTGCCGCAGGCAAGCACCTTGAAGCTCGGCCTCTCCTGGCCGCTGCCACCTGCCAAGCTCCGGGAATTCGCCGATGCCGTCGATCATCTCTACGTCGTCGAGGAGGCGTGTGACTACTTCGCCGAGCATGTCCATGCCCTCGGTATCACCACCGAGCAACCACCGGTATCTCCGCTACCCGAAGCAGGCGAGCTCACGCCCGCCCTTATCAAGCAGGCCTTCGGTGCCGGGCTTCCCGAGGTCTATCCGCCCTGCGAGGACTTGCCGCCAAGGTCTCCCTCGCTTTGCGCCGGATGTCCGCATCGCCTCGTCTTCACGGTGCTGCGTGACATGAAGGCCGTTGTGAGCGGCGATATCGGTTGCTACACGCTTGGTGCGACACCGCCGCTGAGTGCCGTGCATTCGACCATCGATATGGGCGCTTCGCTCTCCGTCGCCCACGGTCTCGAGCTTGCCGATGTCACGGAACGCACCAAGCGCCCCGTCGTTGGCGTCATCGGGGACAGCACCTTCGCGCATTCGGGCATCACGAGCCTGCTCGGTACCGTCTACAACGCCGGGGTGGGCACGCTGTGCATACTCGATAATCGCACCACCGCCATGACCGGCTGCCAGGGCAATCCCTGCAACGGGATCACCTTGCATGAGCAGGTGCGGGGCGTGAATCCCCTCGCCGTCGAAAAAGGCAAGCGACTCGATATCGAGGCGTTGTGTCGTGCACTCGGCGTCGATGACGTCCGTAGCGTCGATGCCCAGGATTACGAGGCGGTCAAGGCCGCGCTCAAGCAGGCTACGGGTACGGATAACCTCACGGTGCTCGTCTTCCACAGCCCCTGCCGTCTCATCGATCGCTCGCGCGATGCGGTCGCCGTCGTGAACGAGTGCCGCGCTTGTGGCAAGTGCGTACGCATCGGTTGTCCGGCTATTGGCAAGGACGCCGAGGGCCGCGCGGTCATCGATCCCACCCAATGCATTGGCTGCTCGCAGTGCGTTCAGGTATGCCCGTTTGGCTGCATCAGCAAGGAGGGGGAGTAA
- a CDS encoding acyl--CoA ligase, with product MPITDYLRHNAAAYGNEIALVEINPEVLERKHVTWRDYDLIESTDPEPYRREITWSVFDEKANRFANLLLSRGVKKGDKVAILLMNCLEWLPIYFGILKSGATAVPLNFRYTAEEIAYCIKQADVDILVFGPQFTGRVEEIASEIAHGRLLFYVGEDCPTFAENYRELTANYPSTDPAIPLNEDEDAAIYFSSGTTGFPKAILHHHRSLTQAAEMEQHHHGQTHDDTFLCIPPLYHTGAKMHWFGSLISGSKAVLLRGVTPQSIFDAVSNEHCTIVWLLVPWVQDILLAIEEGKIDPTAYVLDQWRLMHIGAQPVPQSLIKRWKEIFPAHQYDTNYGLSESTGPGCVHLGVENIDHVGAIGVPGYRWVVKICDNEGNEVPDGEVGELWVKGPGVMVCYYNNPDASNESIKNGWLLTGDMARKDEDGFIWLVDRKKDVVISGGENIYPVQIEDHLAAHPAVKDVAVIGLPDERLGEIAAAVVELKPDVELHEGELEEYCQALPRYKRPRKYIYADVPRNATGKIEKPKLRQIYGAANIVELENEG from the coding sequence GTGCCCATCACCGATTACCTGCGCCATAACGCTGCCGCGTATGGCAACGAGATTGCCCTTGTCGAGATTAACCCCGAGGTTCTCGAACGCAAGCACGTCACCTGGCGCGACTACGACCTCATCGAGAGCACCGATCCGGAGCCCTATAGGCGCGAGATTACCTGGAGCGTGTTCGACGAGAAGGCAAACCGTTTCGCCAACCTGCTTCTCTCGCGTGGCGTGAAGAAGGGCGACAAGGTTGCCATCCTGCTCATGAACTGCCTTGAATGGCTGCCCATCTACTTTGGCATACTCAAGAGCGGTGCCACTGCCGTTCCGCTCAACTTCCGCTATACCGCCGAGGAAATCGCCTACTGCATCAAGCAGGCAGACGTCGACATACTCGTCTTCGGTCCCCAATTCACCGGACGCGTCGAGGAGATCGCCTCCGAGATCGCCCACGGCAGGTTGCTCTTCTACGTGGGGGAGGACTGCCCGACCTTTGCCGAGAACTATCGTGAGCTCACGGCCAACTACCCGAGCACCGATCCGGCCATCCCTCTCAACGAGGACGAGGACGCCGCCATCTACTTCTCGAGCGGCACGACGGGTTTTCCCAAGGCCATCCTCCATCATCATCGCAGTCTCACCCAGGCAGCGGAGATGGAGCAGCACCATCATGGCCAGACACACGATGACACGTTCCTTTGCATCCCACCGCTCTATCACACGGGTGCGAAGATGCACTGGTTCGGCAGCCTCATTTCCGGGTCCAAGGCCGTGCTCCTGCGTGGCGTTACGCCGCAGAGCATCTTCGATGCGGTCTCCAATGAACATTGCACCATCGTCTGGCTGCTTGTTCCCTGGGTGCAGGACATCTTGCTTGCCATCGAGGAGGGCAAGATCGATCCTACGGCCTACGTGCTCGATCAGTGGCGCCTCATGCACATCGGCGCCCAGCCCGTTCCGCAAAGCCTCATCAAGCGCTGGAAGGAGATCTTTCCCGCGCATCAGTACGACACCAACTACGGCTTGTCGGAGTCAACCGGTCCGGGCTGCGTGCATCTTGGCGTCGAGAACATCGATCACGTCGGTGCCATCGGCGTGCCGGGGTATCGTTGGGTTGTCAAAATCTGCGATAACGAGGGCAACGAGGTCCCCGATGGCGAAGTCGGAGAGCTGTGGGTCAAGGGACCGGGTGTCATGGTCTGCTACTACAACAACCCCGACGCATCCAACGAATCCATCAAGAACGGCTGGCTGCTCACGGGCGATATGGCGCGCAAGGACGAGGATGGCTTCATCTGGCTCGTCGATCGCAAGAAGGACGTTGTCATCAGCGGTGGCGAGAACATCTATCCCGTGCAGATCGAGGATCATCTTGCAGCGCATCCGGCCGTGAAGGACGTTGCCGTCATCGGCTTGCCCGATGAGCGCCTCGGCGAGATCGCCGCTGCCGTGGTCGAGCTCAAACCCGATGTCGAGCTACATGAGGGCGAGCTCGAGGAGTATTGCCAGGCCTTGCCGCGCTACAAGCGTCCGCGCAAGTACATCTACGCTGATGTCCCGCGTAACGCGACGGGCAAGATCGAGAAACCCAAGCTGCGCCAGATTTACGGCGCTGCCAATATCGTCGAGCTCGAGAACGAGGGCTAG
- a CDS encoding FHA domain-containing protein, whose protein sequence is MPASSFVCPICNEPVDGSQTSCPRCGFKFVGATQTFNPVVTQVDEQAYELESSTPELEVLSGPYAGESFALGDGTFTVGRDPKCDIFLSNMTVSRHNSTIVIDGAHAKIMDADSTNGTWVDGKIVDEAELVPGTHVQIGTFDMVFKRVK, encoded by the coding sequence GTGCCTGCTTCCAGTTTTGTCTGCCCCATCTGCAATGAGCCCGTCGATGGTTCGCAAACCTCATGCCCACGCTGCGGCTTCAAGTTCGTCGGGGCAACGCAAACCTTCAACCCCGTCGTGACGCAGGTCGACGAGCAAGCATACGAGCTCGAGAGCTCCACACCCGAGCTCGAGGTGCTTTCCGGCCCCTATGCGGGGGAGAGCTTCGCGCTTGGTGATGGCACCTTCACCGTCGGACGCGACCCTAAGTGCGACATTTTTCTCAGCAACATGACGGTTTCGCGTCACAACTCGACCATCGTCATCGATGGCGCACACGCTAAGATCATGGACGCCGATTCGACTAACGGTACCTGGGTCGATGGCAAGATCGTGGACGAGGCGGAGCTCGTGCCGGGCACGCATGTCCAGATCGGCACCTTCGACATGGTCTTCAAGCGCGTCAAGTAA
- a CDS encoding D-alanyl-D-alanine carboxypeptidase: MQVSPHDIGSKMQVLARQRGHLTSLAGIALALVLACALCLVAPGTAHAAINGNDYVGQSTVNDRGMNITEAPAIESPYGILVDEDGNVLWARGQDEHRAMASITKTMTAIVALENGDLDEVFTVSPRAASVGESSAGLVAGQQVTLRDLVSGLLVHSGNDASMAIAEGIAGGEKEFVQMMNAKAQQMGLVNTQFQNPHGLDAENHYSSAADISVIVRYAMQDPTFREIVGMKSCTLNLSGEPKELLTTNALLATWDDCIGVKTGFTNKAGQCLAAAASKNGVELYAVVLDSTDEVQRFIDAYKLLDWGFTHYRPYTLASAGQVLVDAPMSGFLDKTVKAGVLEEVTGMVFDFNGDIAIDVRLTDKPDGVAKGDTVGTITWRQGENIVASVPLVALEDKMGPSPVTSVITSLVRCVGVITGDQCVAQSTVYAQAPEVERVQSTAGQGMNAELEMDIRDYVAAYNAAVYGYGS; the protein is encoded by the coding sequence ATGCAAGTCAGCCCGCATGACATAGGCTCGAAGATGCAGGTGCTTGCGCGTCAGCGTGGGCACCTGACCTCGCTTGCCGGCATCGCGCTTGCGCTCGTGCTTGCGTGCGCGCTGTGTCTTGTTGCGCCGGGCACTGCCCATGCTGCCATCAACGGAAACGACTACGTCGGACAGTCAACGGTCAACGACCGCGGCATGAACATCACCGAGGCTCCGGCTATCGAGTCTCCCTACGGCATACTCGTCGATGAGGACGGTAACGTCCTGTGGGCGCGCGGGCAAGACGAGCATCGTGCGATGGCCTCCATCACCAAGACGATGACGGCAATCGTCGCGCTCGAAAACGGTGACCTTGACGAAGTCTTCACCGTTTCGCCTCGTGCGGCATCCGTGGGAGAGTCGAGCGCGGGACTGGTTGCCGGACAACAGGTCACGTTGCGCGACCTCGTCTCTGGTCTCCTCGTTCACTCGGGTAACGATGCCTCCATGGCCATCGCCGAGGGCATTGCGGGTGGCGAGAAGGAATTCGTTCAGATGATGAACGCGAAGGCCCAGCAGATGGGTCTCGTGAACACCCAGTTCCAGAACCCGCACGGCCTCGACGCCGAGAATCACTATTCATCTGCCGCAGACATCAGCGTCATCGTGCGCTATGCCATGCAGGACCCGACCTTCCGCGAGATCGTCGGCATGAAGTCTTGCACGCTCAACCTGAGCGGAGAGCCCAAGGAGCTGCTCACGACCAACGCGCTGCTCGCCACCTGGGATGACTGCATCGGCGTCAAGACCGGCTTCACGAACAAGGCGGGCCAATGCCTCGCGGCTGCCGCCAGCAAGAACGGTGTCGAGCTCTACGCCGTCGTGCTCGATTCCACCGACGAGGTTCAGCGATTCATCGATGCCTACAAGCTTCTCGATTGGGGCTTCACCCATTATCGTCCGTATACGCTCGCGTCTGCCGGACAGGTGCTCGTCGATGCCCCCATGAGCGGCTTTCTCGACAAGACCGTAAAGGCGGGCGTCTTGGAGGAAGTAACGGGCATGGTCTTCGACTTCAACGGTGACATCGCGATTGACGTGCGCCTCACCGACAAGCCCGATGGCGTTGCCAAGGGAGATACCGTCGGCACCATCACCTGGCGTCAGGGCGAGAACATCGTCGCTTCGGTTCCCCTCGTCGCGCTCGAGGACAAGATGGGACCGTCACCCGTCACTTCGGTCATTACCTCGCTCGTGCGCTGCGTCGGCGTGATCACCGGCGACCAATGCGTAGCCCAGAGCACCGTCTACGCGCAGGCGCCCGAAGTCGAGCGTGTGCAGAGCACGGCTGGTCAGGGCATGAACGCCGAACTCGAGATGGACATTCGCGATTACGTCGCTGCATACAATGCTGCGGTCTATGGTTATGGCTCCTGA
- a CDS encoding ACT domain-containing protein, protein MIDQLTVFLENTKGRLTSLCRALGDADIQMHSLALADTTDYGIARIICDDPKGAVAAISEAGFTANLTKVVAVEVPDVPGGLASVLDALDDAGINIEYCYCFADADKGATVAFKVDESAIGTLEGAGFKVLHPEDLYKTAQ, encoded by the coding sequence ATGATTGACCAGCTTACGGTATTTCTCGAGAACACAAAGGGCCGTCTCACCTCTCTGTGCCGCGCCTTGGGTGACGCGGACATCCAGATGCACTCGCTGGCTCTGGCAGACACGACCGACTACGGCATCGCGCGCATCATCTGCGATGACCCGAAGGGCGCGGTCGCAGCCATTTCCGAAGCCGGATTCACGGCCAACCTCACGAAGGTCGTCGCCGTCGAAGTGCCCGATGTTCCGGGCGGCCTCGCCAGCGTGCTCGACGCGCTCGATGACGCCGGCATCAACATCGAGTATTGCTATTGCTTTGCGGATGCCGACAAGGGCGCGACGGTCGCTTTCAAGGTCGACGAGTCTGCGATTGGCACACTCGAAGGGGCCGGCTTCAAGGTGCTTCATCCCGAGGACCTCTACAAGACCGCACAGTAG
- a CDS encoding phenylacetate--CoA ligase, with translation MAYQDEITHMDRGKLEELQLERLRETLVNCYENIDFYKKTFDEAGFDPHTVESFEDLQRAPFTTKQDMRDAYPYKLFAVPREDVKEIHMSSGTTGVATVSGYTDADIRSWGDCFARGIGYAGGDVDDVVHVCYGYGLFTGGLGAHYGGLAVGAETIPMSAGNTKRQIKVLQSMGSSILCCTPSYAMHIADTAIEMGLDPRKDFTLKAGIHGAEAFSDQFRKNLEDKLGYKVYDVYGLTEVMGPGVAMECGEQNGLHVAEDHFFVEILDPETHEPVPDGEWGELVITTLTKEASPVVRYRTRDITRIMPGECGCGRTHRRIDRLHGRTDDMFKVRGVQVFPSQIENVCAAFPEIADWYQIELTREGGLDIATLKIEINPDFPIDEIRKIEELQRRMQQALKDELAVSINIKIVEPHTIQRSEGKAVRIVDLRDGEDK, from the coding sequence ATGGCGTACCAAGACGAAATAACCCACATGGATCGGGGAAAGCTCGAAGAACTGCAGCTCGAGCGCTTGAGGGAGACCCTCGTCAACTGTTACGAGAACATCGACTTTTACAAGAAGACCTTTGACGAGGCGGGATTCGACCCGCATACCGTCGAGTCGTTCGAAGATCTTCAAAGGGCTCCCTTCACCACCAAGCAGGACATGCGCGATGCCTATCCCTATAAGCTCTTCGCCGTACCTCGTGAGGACGTGAAGGAAATCCACATGTCGAGCGGCACGACGGGCGTTGCGACCGTGTCTGGTTATACCGATGCCGACATCCGCTCCTGGGGCGATTGCTTTGCGCGTGGCATTGGCTACGCAGGTGGTGACGTCGACGACGTCGTGCACGTTTGCTACGGCTACGGTCTTTTCACGGGCGGTCTCGGTGCGCACTACGGTGGTTTGGCCGTGGGTGCGGAGACCATCCCGATGTCCGCTGGCAATACGAAGCGCCAGATCAAGGTGCTGCAGTCCATGGGCTCTTCCATCCTGTGCTGCACGCCGAGCTATGCCATGCACATCGCGGATACGGCCATCGAGATGGGTCTTGACCCGCGCAAGGACTTCACGCTCAAGGCGGGCATCCATGGCGCCGAGGCCTTCTCGGACCAATTCCGCAAGAACCTCGAGGACAAGCTTGGCTACAAGGTCTATGACGTATATGGACTGACCGAGGTCATGGGGCCGGGCGTTGCCATGGAATGCGGCGAGCAAAACGGCCTGCATGTCGCCGAGGACCACTTCTTCGTCGAGATCCTCGATCCCGAGACCCACGAGCCCGTGCCCGACGGCGAATGGGGCGAGCTCGTCATCACCACGCTCACCAAGGAGGCTTCGCCGGTCGTGCGCTACCGCACGCGTGACATCACGCGCATCATGCCCGGCGAGTGCGGCTGTGGTCGCACGCATCGTCGCATCGACCGTCTGCATGGCCGCACTGACGACATGTTCAAGGTCCGTGGCGTCCAGGTGTTCCCGAGCCAGATCGAGAACGTATGCGCCGCGTTCCCCGAGATCGCGGACTGGTATCAGATCGAGCTCACGCGCGAAGGTGGTCTCGACATCGCCACGCTCAAGATCGAAATCAATCCCGATTTCCCGATTGACGAGATTCGCAAGATCGAAGAACTGCAACGTCGCATGCAACAGGCGCTCAAGGACGAGCTCGCCGTCAGCATCAATATCAAGATCGTCGAGCCGCACACCATCCAGCGCTCCGAGGGCAAGGCCGTGCGCATCGTTGACCTGCGTGATGGGGAGGACAAGTAA